In Methylotenera sp. L2L1, the following proteins share a genomic window:
- the rsxC gene encoding electron transport complex subunit RsxC, with product MNSIIQFASKLMKGLTSDHASSGNASDVYKFHGGVHPDGHKHESTTRPISQLAIPETLTLPLRQHVGYIPKIKVNIGDYVLKGEMIAEAEGTVSAAIHAPTSGTIAAIDEAVIPHPSGLPDMCVTITPDGKDQWKPLTPIDWKNTALDELITSLRSSGIVGLGGATFPTHIKLRKDGASAIHTLIINAAECEPYITCDDMLMRERADEIIKGVEIAQHLLGAAKVMIGIEDNKPDATNAMTSASQVLANATVKTVPTLYPSGDARRLIHLLLGVEVPHHKRSTEVGIQVFNVATVLAIYRYFTFGEPSVSRVVTVTGNVETPQNFEVLLGTPMPFLIAAAGGAKTDTTHFVMGGPMMGFDLPSIDVPVTKAANCIIAASPSLFAPPPPAMPCIRCTRCADACPVNLQPQELYWFAKSDNLEKARDYHLFDCIECGCCTYVCPSNIPLVQYYRYAKSEIIAADKAQEAADLARERNDFRLARIEREKLERAQKHAERAAGAKNDSAKAEKTDKERPASSTEADDAKKAAIAAAIERAKALKLAASQTNATKTSSEENLEPALTENKPEPSAPISDEQAKKDKQALIAAAIERAKAQKLAAAQAGVAPKNTDNLSPKVKAKITEIETIRAKVKQMVENKDTD from the coding sequence ATGAATAGCATCATTCAATTTGCCAGTAAGCTCATGAAAGGCCTCACTTCAGACCATGCAAGTTCAGGCAATGCTAGTGACGTCTATAAGTTTCATGGTGGCGTACACCCAGACGGACACAAACATGAATCAACAACGCGCCCGATTTCACAACTTGCGATTCCGGAAACACTGACCTTACCACTACGCCAACATGTAGGCTACATTCCTAAAATCAAAGTCAACATAGGTGATTATGTTTTAAAAGGAGAGATGATTGCCGAGGCAGAAGGTACGGTGTCCGCTGCCATCCATGCGCCGACGTCAGGTACGATTGCCGCGATTGATGAAGCCGTGATTCCGCACCCCTCTGGCCTGCCAGACATGTGCGTGACAATAACACCCGATGGTAAAGATCAATGGAAGCCATTAACGCCTATTGATTGGAAAAACACAGCCCTCGACGAGCTGATTACTAGTTTACGTTCATCTGGTATCGTAGGTTTAGGTGGTGCCACCTTCCCCACGCACATTAAACTACGTAAAGATGGTGCGTCAGCAATCCATACCTTAATCATTAATGCAGCAGAGTGCGAGCCTTACATCACTTGTGATGACATGCTGATGCGGGAGCGTGCAGATGAAATCATCAAAGGCGTTGAGATAGCACAGCACTTACTTGGTGCGGCTAAAGTGATGATTGGTATTGAAGATAACAAGCCTGACGCCACTAACGCGATGACCTCAGCCAGCCAGGTATTAGCCAATGCAACAGTAAAAACAGTACCAACGCTATACCCTAGTGGCGATGCACGCAGACTCATTCATCTATTATTAGGCGTTGAAGTACCGCACCACAAACGCTCCACTGAGGTGGGAATCCAAGTATTTAACGTGGCAACCGTATTGGCTATTTATCGTTATTTCACATTTGGTGAACCTAGTGTCAGCCGCGTAGTAACAGTAACAGGCAATGTTGAAACTCCTCAGAATTTTGAAGTATTGCTGGGCACCCCCATGCCGTTTTTGATTGCTGCTGCTGGCGGTGCCAAAACAGACACCACACATTTTGTGATGGGTGGCCCGATGATGGGTTTTGACTTACCAAGCATTGATGTGCCGGTCACCAAAGCGGCGAACTGCATCATTGCTGCTAGCCCAAGCTTATTTGCGCCTCCCCCGCCTGCCATGCCCTGCATACGTTGCACACGCTGCGCAGATGCTTGCCCAGTGAACCTGCAACCACAAGAGCTTTATTGGTTTGCTAAGTCAGATAATTTAGAAAAAGCGCGCGATTACCATTTATTTGATTGTATTGAATGCGGCTGCTGCACTTATGTGTGCCCAAGCAATATTCCATTAGTGCAATATTATCGTTATGCAAAAAGTGAGATTATCGCAGCAGATAAAGCACAAGAAGCAGCGGACTTAGCGCGTGAGCGTAATGACTTTAGATTAGCGCGTATAGAACGCGAAAAACTGGAACGTGCGCAAAAACATGCAGAGCGTGCCGCCGGCGCAAAAAATGATAGTGCCAAGGCCGAAAAAACAGATAAAGAAAGACCTGCAAGCAGCACTGAGGCAGATGATGCCAAAAAAGCAGCGATTGCGGCCGCCATAGAACGAGCAAAAGCACTTAAGTTAGCAGCTTCACAGACTAACGCAACAAAGACAAGCAGTGAAGAGAACCTCGAACCAGCACTTACTGAAAACAAACCTGAGCCTTCTGCACCTATCAGTGACGAACAGGCAAAAAAAGACAAGCAAGCATTGATTGCAGCCGCCATTGAGCGTGCCAAGGCTCAAAAGCTAGCAGCGGCTCAAGCAGGGGTTGCGCCAAAAAACACCGACAACCTCAGCCCTAAAGTTAAGGCTAAAATCACTGAGATTGAAACCATACGTGCGAAAGTAAAGCAGATGGTTGAAAATAAAGACACTGACTAA
- the rsxD gene encoding electron transport complex subunit RsxD has product MNRSPYITDAPTVSVIMLKVLIALVPGIIAYLWVYGAGVLVSLSLATITALVTEAAILKIRQRPIAPSLADLSAVVTAWLLALALPPLAPWWLVVVGTFFAIAIAKQLYGGLGYNPFNPAMVGYAVLLISFPVIMTKWPAPLTLADAPLNALDQVKLIFSNSLPAGVQLDAVTSATPLDYLKTQLMLKHEVTDIAQAPIFGQFGATGGEIVTGSYLLGGLYLMQQRIISWHLPTAFIGALAFISLIFNIIDPAHFANPAFHLMSGATMLCAFFIITDPVSGPTTPRGKLYFAAGVAVLTYLIRVYGGYPDGVAFAVLIMNMCVPLIDAYTQPRVFGHKH; this is encoded by the coding sequence TTGAATCGCTCACCATACATTACCGACGCACCTACTGTTAGCGTCATTATGCTAAAAGTATTGATTGCGCTTGTGCCGGGCATTATTGCTTACCTATGGGTCTATGGCGCTGGAGTTTTAGTGTCATTGTCGCTAGCCACAATCACGGCATTGGTGACTGAGGCTGCGATTCTAAAAATCAGGCAACGCCCTATCGCCCCTAGCCTTGCCGATTTAAGTGCGGTTGTCACAGCATGGCTACTGGCGCTGGCACTGCCGCCTCTTGCACCTTGGTGGCTAGTGGTTGTGGGTACATTTTTTGCCATCGCCATCGCCAAACAGCTGTATGGCGGATTAGGCTACAACCCATTTAATCCTGCAATGGTCGGCTATGCAGTGTTACTGATTTCTTTTCCAGTCATCATGACCAAATGGCCTGCGCCGTTGACGCTGGCTGATGCCCCGTTAAATGCGTTAGACCAAGTAAAGTTAATATTCAGCAATAGCTTACCGGCAGGCGTCCAGCTGGATGCGGTAACTTCAGCCACACCCTTAGATTATTTAAAAACACAACTGATGCTTAAACACGAAGTGACAGACATTGCGCAAGCACCTATTTTTGGTCAGTTTGGTGCAACAGGCGGAGAAATAGTCACTGGGAGCTATCTACTGGGTGGTCTATATTTAATGCAGCAACGGATTATTTCCTGGCATCTACCCACTGCATTTATTGGGGCGCTGGCTTTCATTTCCTTAATATTTAACATCATTGACCCTGCTCACTTCGCCAATCCCGCATTCCATCTCATGAGCGGTGCAACCATGCTTTGCGCTTTCTTTATCATTACCGATCCAGTGAGCGGCCCCACTACACCAAGAGGCAAACTCTACTTTGCAGCTGGTGTTGCTGTACTCACTTATTTAATTCGCGTATACGGAGGCTATCCAGACGGCGTTGCCTTTGCAGTATTAATCATGAATATGTGCGTACCGTTGATAGATGCTTACACACAACCACGTGTATTTGGACATAAGCACTAG
- the rsxG gene encoding electron transport complex subunit RsxG, whose amino-acid sequence MADTLLKHTIKTASTLAAFTLVGTAILAYIFMITRAPIEASEAEARLALFSQILPHHVYDNDLLKTELLIPPNQLLGNRIASKANIAKLGNEPVGVILEAIAHDGYAGDIKLLIAIRADGSISGVRVLAHKETPGLGDYIDIERDDWITQFSNESLAKTAAKDWAVVKDGGKFEYMAGATITPRAIVKAVAKALQFFNENKARLLENNTADNTLQGKDGT is encoded by the coding sequence ATGGCAGACACGCTACTTAAACACACAATAAAAACAGCGAGCACGCTCGCTGCATTTACACTAGTGGGCACTGCGATACTGGCTTATATCTTCATGATTACGCGCGCACCGATTGAAGCGAGCGAAGCAGAGGCGCGCTTAGCACTTTTTTCACAAATATTGCCCCATCACGTATACGACAATGATTTATTGAAAACAGAACTGCTGATTCCTCCCAACCAGCTTCTGGGCAATCGAATCGCTAGCAAGGCTAACATCGCTAAATTAGGTAATGAGCCTGTGGGGGTCATTTTAGAAGCAATTGCGCATGACGGTTATGCAGGCGATATTAAATTGCTGATTGCAATTCGTGCTGACGGCTCTATTAGCGGAGTGCGCGTACTAGCGCATAAAGAAACGCCCGGCCTAGGGGATTACATTGATATCGAGCGGGACGACTGGATTACGCAATTCAGCAATGAATCTTTGGCTAAAACCGCTGCCAAAGATTGGGCAGTGGTAAAAGACGGCGGAAAGTTTGAATACATGGCGGGCGCAACCATCACCCCGCGTGCAATTGTAAAAGCCGTTGCTAAAGCACTACAGTTTTTTAATGAGAATAAAGCACGACTATTAGAAAACAACACTGCAGATAACACACTGCAAGGTAAGGATGGAACATGA
- a CDS encoding electron transport complex subunit E: MSIYKEITLNGIWKQNPGVVQLLGLCPTLAVTTSVVNGVSLGLATVLVMAAANGAISPVRKYVPNEIRVPVFILVIAALVTVIDLSINAFAHPLHKVLGIFIPLIVVNCIVLARVESFAAKNAPIPSILDGFMMGIGLTLVLALLSGMRELVGKGTLFSGLDLVFGPSAKQFVLTVIPDYHGFLLAVLPPGAFLGLGMLIAARNWIDIRNKAKDSTREGHATTSELQPALNA, translated from the coding sequence ATGAGCATCTATAAAGAAATCACCCTCAACGGGATTTGGAAACAAAATCCTGGTGTTGTCCAGTTATTAGGCCTATGCCCAACTCTGGCAGTGACCACCTCGGTGGTAAACGGTGTTAGCCTTGGCTTAGCCACTGTATTAGTGATGGCGGCTGCCAATGGTGCTATCTCACCTGTGCGTAAATATGTACCGAATGAAATTCGGGTACCTGTCTTTATTTTGGTGATTGCAGCACTTGTCACCGTCATCGACTTATCTATCAATGCATTTGCACATCCATTACATAAAGTTTTAGGGATTTTCATCCCTTTAATCGTTGTTAATTGTATTGTGCTGGCACGTGTGGAATCATTTGCCGCTAAAAATGCGCCTATACCATCGATTTTAGATGGCTTCATGATGGGCATTGGATTAACGTTAGTATTGGCATTACTCAGTGGAATGCGTGAGCTTGTAGGCAAAGGGACCTTATTTTCCGGTTTAGATTTAGTGTTTGGTCCGTCAGCCAAGCAATTTGTGCTGACAGTTATTCCTGATTACCATGGATTTTTACTGGCGGTGCTTCCACCGGGAGCTTTTTTAGGCTTGGGCATGCTCATTGCGGCTCGTAACTGGATTGATATCAGAAATAAAGCAAAAGACAGTACACGTGAAGGTCATGCGACAACATCTGAACTTCAACCTGCGCTTAACGCTTAG